A stretch of Buteo buteo chromosome 9, bButBut1.hap1.1, whole genome shotgun sequence DNA encodes these proteins:
- the TMEM25 gene encoding LOW QUALITY PROTEIN: transmembrane protein 25 (The sequence of the model RefSeq protein was modified relative to this genomic sequence to represent the inferred CDS: deleted 1 base in 1 codon) codes for MGRPRGWPGAALACLLLLLGLPVLCSAGLGELGPTIDGQPLAVCTLLEEESHAFTCRAPRPAPGATLAWYLDGRKQEANCSAAGTASTLTLTARRTDRELNCSLTDPASGETYNASVLLDVQCKVRSACPAPAGGAGRARGGLLPGQSSTMTCIRRSCRGAASHQSCTNMAEERSWPWARKILLLAVLPPPHCPLPIPPVHLTACVCCPDKPEILRADARYQEVEGAGLLLVLFVLVQANPPASITWIDQDGQVMANTSEFLLLGATRYPRLANHSLHIHLSRAAGNFSVSATNSVGITTTSLLTPGLLDARVELPLLGVTVGAALALGALLSLGSCAACLACRWPKTVPGEGRAEGSSPLSRCSRCSSSEHPQPWSTRLPRQTRSLPPDLHLGDLAQQARDAPVDAGTGARGEEGALPGPENFLVLSKLGFVQLPMSGRIYKVPSTSSDEIWL; via the exons ATGGGGCGTCCCAGGGGGTGGCCGGGGGCTGCccttgcctgcctgctgctgctgctcggcCTCCCGGTGCTCTGCTCAGCAG GGCTTGGGGAGCTGGGCCCCACCATTGACGGGCAGCCGCTGGCAGTGTGCAcgctgctggaggaggagagccatgccttcacctgccgggccccccggccggcccccggcgccaCGCTGGCGTGGTACCTCGACGGCCGGAAGCAGGAGGCAAACTGCTCGGCCGCGGGCACTGCCAGCACCCTCACCCTCACCGCCCGGCGCACCGACCGCGAGCTCAACTGCTCCCTGACGGACCCGGCCTCCGGTGAGACCTACAACGCCTCTGTCCTCCTCGACGTGCAGTGTAAGGTCCGCAGcgcctgccctgctccagccggAGGTGCGGGGAGGGCGCGTGGGGGGTTGCTGCCCGGCCAGAGCAGTACCATGACCTGCATCCGTCGCAGCTGTCGTGGGGCAGCATCTCATCAGTCCTGCACAAACATGGCTGAGGAGCGCTCCTGGCCTTGGGCGAGGAAAAtcctgctcctggctgtgctgccccca ccccactgccccctccccatccctcctgtccatctcactgcctGCGTTTGTTGCCCAGATAAGCCGGAGATCCTGCGGGCAGATGCCCGCTACCAGGAGGTCGAGGGCGCTGGGCTCCTTCTAGTGCTCTTTGTGCTGGTGCAAGCCAACCCACCCGCCAGCATCACCTGGATTGACCAGGACGGGCAGGTGATGGCCAACACCTCTGAGTTCCTCCTTTTGGGTGCCACACGCTACCCGCGGCTGGCCAACCACTCGCTTCACATCCACCTCAGCCGCGCAGCCGGCAACTTTTCCGTCAGCGCTACAAACAGTGTCGGCATTACCACCACCTCCCTCCTAACCCCAG GTCTGCTGGATGCCCGTGTGGAGCTGCCCCTCCTGGGCGTCACCGTTGGAGCGGCCCTGGCCCTGGGTGCCCTGCTTAGCCTGGGCTCCTGTGCCGCCTGCCTAGCATGCCGCTGGCCCAAGACAGTGCCAGGTGAGGGGCGAGCAGAAGGGAGCAGCCCGCTCAGCCGGTGCTCCCGTTGCAGCAGCTCCGAGCACCCGCAGCCCTGGAGCACGCGTTTGCCCCGCCAGACCCGGTCCCTGCCGCCCGACCTGCACCTCGGTGACCTCGCGCAGCAGGCCAGAG ATGCCCCCGTGGATGCGGGAACCGGTGccaggggagaggagggtgcGCTGCCGGGGCCAGAGAACTTCCTGGTCCTCAGCAAGCTCG GTTTTGTCCAGCTCCCGATGTCCGGGCGCATCTACAAAGTGCCCAGCACGAGCAGCGACGAGATCTGGCTGTGA